The Longimicrobiaceae bacterium genome contains the following window.
CCGGCCAGGGTGCGCGCGAGGCGCTGGGCGAGCTGCGCGACCGCTTCCGCGCCGCACAGCCGGTGGACTTCGTGGCCGACATCACCACCGCCACGCGCGTGGGCCGGGTGCTGGTGGAGGCGCTGGAGGTGCGCGAGGTGGCCGGCCGCCCCGAGCGCTTCGAGTACGCCTTCGGGCTGCGCGAGTTTCTGGAGCCGCCGCGCCCCCAGACCGAGGAGCCGCCGCCGCGCCCCACGCCCATCGACCCGGCCACCGAGCAGGGGCAGCTGGACGTGGAGGTCACGGTAGAGGGGCAGCCGGACTTCGAGATGTCGCGCATCTCCGTCACCGTCACCGGCCGCGGCGCCGACGGCAACGTGAGCACGCGCACGCTCACCGAGCGGAGCGCCAACGTGTGGAGCGCGCGCGAGCTGGACGCGGGCGAGTACGGCGCCACGGCCACCGCCGAGGCCGAGCGGCTCACCGGCAGCGCCACGGGCACGGTGAGCCCCGGCCAGACCGCGCGGATCCAGATCGTCCTCCGCCCGCAGCAGGCGGTGGCCGCAGCGTTCGTGGTGCACTTCCGCTTCGACAGCGCGTTCGTGGAGCCGTGCATGCGCGCCGTGCTGGGCCGCGCGCTCGGCTTCGCCGCGTCCAGCGGCCACACGGCGGACCGGCTGCTGGTGGTGGGGCACACCGACCGTGTGGGGCCGGGCGACTACAACCAGTCGCTCTCGGAGCGGCGGGCGCGTGCGGTGTTCGCCTTCCTCACCTTCGGCCGCGACCCGGACGGCGCGGTGCGCGAGTGGACCGCCATCCGCCAGACGCGGCCGGCGGGGACGGTGACGACGCTGGCCGACAGCTGGGGGGTGCGCGAGTACCAGTGGATGCTGCAGGACCTGGGGTGGTACCCGGGCACCATCGACGGCGACAAGGGGACGGGGAACAGCCTGACCAACCAGGCCATCCGCGCCTTCCGCTGCCACAAGGGGCTGCCCCCGGGGACGCACGTGGACGACGAGCTCTGGGAGGCCCTGATCCGCGACTACCTGGGGCAAGACAACTTCGCCTTCGGCACCGCGCGGCTCCTTCCCAACTGCCCCGGCGAGCCGCTGAGGTGGCTGGGCTGCGGCGAGGAGGACCCGGTCAACAACACCCCCAGCGCGCACCGCCCCAACCGGCGTGTGGAGCTGCTCTTCGTCACCGGCGCGGCGCTTCCCTGCCGGCCGCCCGAGCCCGACACCTTCCGCCTTCCCCCCGCCTCGCCCGCGGGCACGGCGTGGTGCATCGGCCCGCCGCCGGCGAACAGCGGGCACGCGTGCTTCCTGGCGCGGGGCGCCGCGCAGGCGGGGCGCCTGCTCTTCCAGCCCGCCGAGCCGGCGGTGATCGACGCCGTGGGCCGGGTGTCGCGCGAGGTGCGGCAGCCCGACGGGTCGGTGGCGCTGGAGCGCGTCGCCAGCCGCCCCATCGTGGCCATCACCGCGGCGGGCGAGTTCCAGCGCGGCGAGCAGGGGCGCGGCGAGCCCAGCCCCGACACCACCCGCGGCGGGGGCGGCACCACCGGCGACCCGCGCGGCACCTTCGGCCCGTACGCCGGGAAGCCCGAGGGGATCTGGACGCTGGAGGTGCTGCCGCAGCCGCGCAGCCTGCCGGTGCTGCTGCGGCTGGAGGACGACGAGGACGGGCCGGTGCGCGGCGGCGTGGTGTGCAGGCGGCTGCACGACGGCGACCTGGCGCTGAACGTGGTGATCGTGGCCGCGCCCGGGGTGCGCGAGATCCGCGTCCCCGCCGTGGCGCACGTGATGACGGCGCTGCACCCCACCACCCGCCAGGTGCGCACCTGCGCCGGCTTCGGCGGGGCGGCGGAGCGGCAGGCGTCGTCCCTCGGCGACGACCAGGTGCGCGCGGCGTTCGACGCGGCCAACCGCACCTGGCGGCAGGGGCGCATCCGCTTCGAGCTGGCGGACATCGTCCACGAGGCGTATGCCTTCCGCACCGACTGCGAGGTGGACGGCGGCGAGTTCGCCTTCCTGCTGGACCGCTGCGCCTATCCCCGCGCGGTGAACGTCTTCTTCGTGGGTGACCTGGCGGGGAACGGCGAGGCGGGGTTCGGGCTTTCGCCCGAGGACGCGGCGTCGCAGGGGCTCGCCATCTCGGGGTGCGCGGTGGGCGACCGCTTCCAGACCACCATCCTGGGGCCGCCCATCTCCACCCCGGTGGACGAGCCGCTGCGCGAGCAGGTGCTGGCGCACGAGCTGGGGCACTTCCTCAACCTCCCGCACGTGACCGGCGCGGCCGCGGCCGACCCCAACCGGCTGATGCAGCCCTCCGGGTCCACCGGCGCCAACCGGCTCATCGCGCCCGACGAGGTGACCGTCGCCCGCGGCTCGCAGGGCGCGGCAGACGACTGCACTCCGCTCTCGCTCACCGTCACCGGCGCCGCGCGGGTGGGGGGCACGCTCAGCCACCGCTTCGTCTTCGTCCGCGACCCCGCGTCGCCCGCCACGGTGACGGCCGACGCCGTGATCCCCGACGCCATGCTCGACCCGGCCCGCGGCGCGCTGGTGATGGCGGGGGGCACCGCGGGCGCGAACCCGAAGCAACAGGTCGTTCCCACCGGCACGCCGGCGACGGTGGAGATCACGGCCACGTACACGCCCGTCGGCGGCACGCCCGTGGTCCGCCGCGTGTTCGTGCACGTGGTGGACTTCACGCTGGCCGTCCCGGGCCAGACGCCCGAGACGCCGGGGGGGAGCACCTTCCTGATCCGGCGGCAGGCCGGCGGGAGCGTGCGCGTGGTGGCCAACCTGTCGTCCACGCCGTTCTGCATCCCTTCCACGCTGGTGACGTGGGATCCGGACGACGCCGCGACGCGGCTGGACGACCCGCTGCAGCGCACCCTCGCGCTCGACGCCGTGCGCGACGTGACGCTGCGCGCCACCGTGGCCGGGATCACCCGCCAGGTGCGGATCACCACCTTCGACGTGGCGATCACGAACAACACCGCGCCGTTCGACACCACGGTGGCGCAGGTGCAGACCGAGGGGATCCTGTCCACCGACCTGGCCAGCTACGACATCGGCGACCTGTTCAACACGCAGGCGGGCTCCGTCTTCCGCATCCGGGTGGACCTCCCGGGCGCGGCGCTTCCGCTCACCGCGTCGCTCGCCAGCACCGACGCCGCCGGGACCGCGCTGGAGACGCAGGTCTTTCCGCTCACGCGGCTGGCGGGCGACCGCTTCGTGTCGCTCCCCATCCTGGCCATCCCCGCCGCCATCCCGCGCGCCGACATCACCTTCGCGGCGCCGCGGTCCATCGAGGTCCTTCGCACGCGGGCGCAGGGGCGCGTGCGGCTGCAGGTGCAGGGGCGGCTGGCCGCGGTGCCGCCGGTGGACGCGCGGGTGCGAGGCCGCGTGCTGGAGCTCTGCACGCTCACCATCCAGGGCGCCTCGCCCAACCCGGCGCTGCTGCTGGGCACGGCCAACCGGGTGATGGCACAGGACGGGATCGAGTTCCGCATCCTGACCGCGCTCCCCACGCTGAACAGCCCGCAGCTGCTGGACATCGCCCGCACCACCTGCCCGCTGACCATCGGCGGCGATGCGTTGCGCGGCGCGGAAGAGACGGCGCTCTTCGCGCTGGGGCGGGCGGCGTGCGCGGCCAACTTCATCGTCTACTTCATCCGCTCCGACAGCCTGGCGCTGCGCGGCTGCTCGGCGTACCCCGCCGGGAACCCGGGCGTGACGGTGTGCGACGGCGCCACGCAGTACACGATGGGGCACGAGATCGGGCACGTGCTGAACCTTCCCCACAACGGGGCCCTGAACAACCTGATGAACACCACCACCAGCGGGCTTCCCGCAGCTCCCTCGCAGGTGCGCCTGACGAACGTGCAGTGCGCGCTGATGGACGGCAGCGGCTTCCTCGTGTTCCGGGTGTAGCGGCATGGCGACGAAAGAAGCGGTGCTCGCCCTGATGCAGGACGACGAGTTCAACGGCCTCCCGCAGCTGGTGGCGATGGGTGCCGAGGCCGTTCCCGTCCTCGTCGCGATCCTGCGCGACCCCGCGGCCGAGCCGCTGATGCGCCAGCGTGCCGCGGTGGCGCTGGGCGAGATCGGCGCGCCGGCCGCCGCGGCGGCGCCCGCGCTGGCCGACGCGCTGGCGCACGCCGACCCGGTCCAGCGCATCCTCGCCGTCCGTGCGCTGGCGAAGGTGGCGGGCGCCGGCGCCACGGCCAGCCTCGCGCCGCTGCTGCACGACCCGGACGCCTCGGTGGCCAAGGTCGCGGTGCAGTGCCTGGGCGCGGTGGGCGGCGCGCAGGCGGTGGCGGCGCTGGCGGGCGTGGCCGAATCGGGCCCGCACGACTTCGTCCGCGAGCAGGCGCGCGACGCGGTGCGGAAGATCGAGGAGAGGCTGGCCTGAGATGACCATGCTGACCCCCGCCTACCGCCTGCTGCTGGGCACGCACCTGGTCGACACCACGCGCGAGCCGCGCGCGAGCACGCTGGTGGAGATGACGGTGTCGCTGGACCTGGACGCACCGGTGGACGCGGCCACCCTCGTCCTGGGCCAGGTCGGCTCGTTCCGCCCCACGCGCGGCGACGCGGCGGCGATCGGGATGGGCTACGCCGACCGGGGCGAGACGGTGGATACGGTGCTGGCCGGCACGGTGGACCGCGTGGAGCCCGGCCTCGCCACCAACCGCGTCACCATCATCGGCGCGGCGGCCCCGCTGCTCTCCACCTTCGTGGACGAGACCTTCGAGGGCCGCACCGCCGGCGCGATCGCGAAGGAGCTGGCGATGCGCGCCGGGGTGCCGGTTTCCGAGGCGGAGGACGGCATCTCCTTCCCCGCCTACGTGGTGGACGGGCGCCGGTCCGCCGCGCACCACCTGCGCGACCTGGCGGAGCTGAGCGGGATGGACGCGTGGGCCGAGCCCGACGGGCGGCTGGTGATGCGCGCGTGGAACGGCGGCCGGACCGCGCACGTGCTGCGGCACGGCCGCGACCTGCTGGAGGTGGAGGTGCGCCGCGCCCCGCCGCGCGCCGGCCGCGTGGAGGCCTGGGGCGAGAGCCCCACGGGAGCGCAGGGAAGCGGAGCGTGGGGGTGGCTGACCCCGGACTTCCGCGGCTCGCGGGGGAGCGCGGGCACGGGATCGCTCCTGCTGCTGGAGCGCCCGGCGCTGCGCACCCGCGCCGCCGCCCGCACCGCCGCCGAGGCCGCGCTCTTCACCTTGCGCAACCGCGCGCTGGCCGGCCGGCTGAAGATCATGGGCCGGGCCATGGTGCGGCTGGGCGACGCGCTGCGCCTGGAGCGCATGCCCGACGAGTCGCTGAACCGCCGCTGGCAGGTGCGCAGCGTCACCCACCGCCTCACCAAGGCCGGCGGGTTCACCACCGAGATCGGCTTCCGCGCGGACGACTGAAGCGCGACGAACGAAGCGCGCAAGCGCAGCATCACCCGGCACCCGGCACTCAGCCCTCGGCACTCAGGACTCATCACCGCCCGGAGCGCGAAGATGTCCACCATCGTCGAGACCATCCAGGCCATCGTCCGCCAGGAGCTGGCGCGCGTGCGCGTGGCCGACCTGGGGGTGGTGGAGGCGGTGGGGCCGCACCGCGCGCAGGGCGACGGCGACAACTACGGGTGCGACGTGCGGCTGAAGAACAGCGGCCTGCTGCTGAAGCGCGTTCCCATCGCCACGCAGCACATCGGCAGCGCCGCCATCCCCAACGCGGGCGACCTGGTGCTGCTGACCTACGACAAGGGCGACGTCAACCAGCCCATCGTCATCGGCCGCCTGTACAGCGACGCCGACCGGCCGCCGCTGAACGACAGCCGCGAGATCGTCACCCGCCTTCCCCTGGCCGAGGCCGATGACCGCACCATCCGCACGGTGGTCCGCAACGTCCCGGCGAGCTCGCCCCCGCGCGAGGCGCTGCTCGAGATGCCGCCCCGCATCACCCTGCGCGTGACCGACGGCACCGTGCGCGCCACCGCCGGCAACACCGAGATGAAGCTGGACCAGCAGGGCGCCGGCGGCGGCACCGTCACCGTGTTCGCGGGACGCTCCACCGTCACCATCAACCAGGACGGCGACGTGACCGTGGACGCGGCGGGCGGGCTGGCGCTGAAGGCCGCGGGCGCGGTCTCCATCCAGGGCCGGTCCGTCTCCATCAAGGCGCTCACCTCGGCCACGGTCGAGGCGGGAACGACGCTCACCGCCAAGGGCGGGGCGACGGCCACGCTGCAGGCGGGGGCGACGGCCACGGTGCAGGGGGCGGTGGTGTCGGTGAAGGGAATCACCTCGTTCGGACCCTGAGGAGGCCATGCCCGGACCCCCCGTCTCCATGGGCTGCGTGGTGATGGTGACCCCCGGCGCCACCGCGGCGCCCGACATGGGAACCATCGTGGCCGTCCTCCCCCCCTTCCTGACCGCGGGGGGGGTGCCGCTGGCCATGACCGGGTCGATCTGCACCATGATCCACTCGGTGACCGGCGTCCCCTATCCCCTGGTGATCGGGCCGCCGGGGAGCTCGGGGGTGACGGTGGGCGGGCGCGGGCTGGTGCGGATGGGCGACCAGATCCCCTCGCCGCCGGGGGTGCTCACCATCATCGGCCCGCCCGCGACGGTGTCCGTCATCGACCAGTGGCCGCCCTGAGCGGAGGAAGACCCGATGTCCACGCCCGAGGAACGATTCGGCACCGACCTGCGGCTCCTGCGCGACCTGGTGGAGCAGAGCAGCCGCGCGCCCGGCAGCGACCTGGCCACGCTGCGCCGGCCCGGCCGCGCGCCGGCGGGGGCGCCGGACCCCATCGACCTGGACACCTGGGCCGGCGTGCCGAACCTCATCCAGGCGCTCCTGCTGCGGCTGCTGACATTCCGCGGCGAGCTGGCGGAGCTGGGGCACCCGGCGTACGGCTCGCGGCTGCACGAGCTGATCGGCGAGCTGAACACCGAGACCGTGCGCAACCGCGCCAAGCTGTTCGTGCTGCAGGCGCTGCAGGACGAGCCCCGCATCCGCCGCATCGTGTCGGTCACGGCCGTCCAGTCGCCCCGCGCGCGCGACCAGGTAGACATCCACCTGGAGCTGGAGGCGGTGGAGATGGACGGCGAGGTGCGGGTGACCCTTCCCTTCTCCCTGGCCGGAGGCGCGGCCCAGTGAAGACCGAAACCGTGACGCTGGTGGAGCGCCCCTACGCCGAGGTGGTGGACGACGTCCTCACCGTGCTGCTGGGCGGGGTGGTCAACGAGGCCGTCGCCTTCGACGTGAAGGCGGCCGCGTACCCCCTGTCGCGCCGCGCCGACGCGGTGCGCTCGGTCACCGGC
Protein-coding sequences here:
- a CDS encoding OmpA family protein, producing the protein MAARTLLDSLELPQAQCVDVEDEQALARHAVPALEGDWLQRQGRRAARVSLTGVLTGQGAREALGELRDRFRAAQPVDFVADITTATRVGRVLVEALEVREVAGRPERFEYAFGLREFLEPPRPQTEEPPPRPTPIDPATEQGQLDVEVTVEGQPDFEMSRISVTVTGRGADGNVSTRTLTERSANVWSARELDAGEYGATATAEAERLTGSATGTVSPGQTARIQIVLRPQQAVAAAFVVHFRFDSAFVEPCMRAVLGRALGFAASSGHTADRLLVVGHTDRVGPGDYNQSLSERRARAVFAFLTFGRDPDGAVREWTAIRQTRPAGTVTTLADSWGVREYQWMLQDLGWYPGTIDGDKGTGNSLTNQAIRAFRCHKGLPPGTHVDDELWEALIRDYLGQDNFAFGTARLLPNCPGEPLRWLGCGEEDPVNNTPSAHRPNRRVELLFVTGAALPCRPPEPDTFRLPPASPAGTAWCIGPPPANSGHACFLARGAAQAGRLLFQPAEPAVIDAVGRVSREVRQPDGSVALERVASRPIVAITAAGEFQRGEQGRGEPSPDTTRGGGGTTGDPRGTFGPYAGKPEGIWTLEVLPQPRSLPVLLRLEDDEDGPVRGGVVCRRLHDGDLALNVVIVAAPGVREIRVPAVAHVMTALHPTTRQVRTCAGFGGAAERQASSLGDDQVRAAFDAANRTWRQGRIRFELADIVHEAYAFRTDCEVDGGEFAFLLDRCAYPRAVNVFFVGDLAGNGEAGFGLSPEDAASQGLAISGCAVGDRFQTTILGPPISTPVDEPLREQVLAHELGHFLNLPHVTGAAAADPNRLMQPSGSTGANRLIAPDEVTVARGSQGAADDCTPLSLTVTGAARVGGTLSHRFVFVRDPASPATVTADAVIPDAMLDPARGALVMAGGTAGANPKQQVVPTGTPATVEITATYTPVGGTPVVRRVFVHVVDFTLAVPGQTPETPGGSTFLIRRQAGGSVRVVANLSSTPFCIPSTLVTWDPDDAATRLDDPLQRTLALDAVRDVTLRATVAGITRQVRITTFDVAITNNTAPFDTTVAQVQTEGILSTDLASYDIGDLFNTQAGSVFRIRVDLPGAALPLTASLASTDAAGTALETQVFPLTRLAGDRFVSLPILAIPAAIPRADITFAAPRSIEVLRTRAQGRVRLQVQGRLAAVPPVDARVRGRVLELCTLTIQGASPNPALLLGTANRVMAQDGIEFRILTALPTLNSPQLLDIARTTCPLTIGGDALRGAEETALFALGRAACAANFIVYFIRSDSLALRGCSAYPAGNPGVTVCDGATQYTMGHEIGHVLNLPHNGALNNLMNTTTSGLPAAPSQVRLTNVQCALMDGSGFLVFRV
- a CDS encoding HEAT repeat domain-containing protein, which gives rise to MATKEAVLALMQDDEFNGLPQLVAMGAEAVPVLVAILRDPAAEPLMRQRAAVALGEIGAPAAAAAPALADALAHADPVQRILAVRALAKVAGAGATASLAPLLHDPDASVAKVAVQCLGAVGGAQAVAALAGVAESGPHDFVREQARDAVRKIEERLA
- a CDS encoding phage baseplate assembly protein V; translation: MSTIVETIQAIVRQELARVRVADLGVVEAVGPHRAQGDGDNYGCDVRLKNSGLLLKRVPIATQHIGSAAIPNAGDLVLLTYDKGDVNQPIVIGRLYSDADRPPLNDSREIVTRLPLAEADDRTIRTVVRNVPASSPPREALLEMPPRITLRVTDGTVRATAGNTEMKLDQQGAGGGTVTVFAGRSTVTINQDGDVTVDAAGGLALKAAGAVSIQGRSVSIKALTSATVEAGTTLTAKGGATATLQAGATATVQGAVVSVKGITSFGP